A region of Brevundimonas sp. NIBR10 DNA encodes the following proteins:
- a CDS encoding TadE/TadG family type IV pilus assembly protein, with protein sequence MKRNSIQIGSSRPAGPREGSAAIEFALVAPMLVLLLAGMVVYGGWFWLAQSVQSLATESARAALGGMDDAERRDLAAAFVAREATTGSGLDPALVTTTVTSDAEAVRVSVAYDAQAHPILQLAGPLPKPPTLIERTAVVRIGGY encoded by the coding sequence ATGAAGCGAAACTCCATCCAGATAGGAAGCAGCCGACCGGCAGGTCCTCGCGAGGGATCGGCGGCGATCGAGTTCGCGCTGGTGGCACCGATGCTGGTTCTGCTGCTGGCGGGGATGGTCGTCTATGGTGGCTGGTTCTGGCTGGCGCAGTCGGTGCAGTCGCTGGCGACCGAGAGTGCGCGGGCGGCGCTGGGGGGAATGGACGATGCCGAACGCCGGGACCTGGCGGCCGCCTTTGTCGCCCGCGAGGCCACGACGGGGTCGGGACTCGATCCCGCTCTGGTGACTACCACGGTCACCAGCGACGCCGAGGCGGTGAGGGTCAGCGTCGCCTATGACGCGCAGGCGCATCCGATCCTGCAACTGGCCGGACCCTTGCCCAAGCCGCCGACCCTGATCGAGCGGACGGCCGTGGTGCGGATCGGGGGCTACTGA
- a CDS encoding TadG family pilus assembly protein, giving the protein MRRLATFRADRRGGVAIIAALGGGLACALAALTVDVGSLALHARNLQGAADLAAMSAAMDIPRAEAAAQATATANTGGTVSVAVVRGRYTADRAVAPAARFSAGDVDPNAVRVTLSQPSPLYFGRFVMGRDAVTLTRSATSAATAEPPRAMFSIGSRLAALNGGLANQLLGGLTGGSVSLSVMDYDALAKADVNLKTLGDAMIADLHLQAGDYDGLLQQSVDLGRALDVMRPLVGSQASSALSRLTSAGAGVEVKLGDLIGAEAGAEDGLAGALDASVNALDLVVAMAEIGGGDRQVALDLGAQTGLAELKVSLAIGERPNRSPWLTVTGEGSPIVRTAQARLYLKARTSQKLSGLAQVNLPILIELASSEARLDAIDCTPGRSVTLGVRPGIARASIGVIDETRLGDFKQILDPTPATLMSVLGLVSLTGSAEVEAADQGFTAVPFSDADITAQTTRTVRTTGALNGIVVSLLQRLQVNVQVVGLGLGLAGIVQALGTLLAPLGPVLDAAINPVLDLLGLSFGEADVTVHGATCPKAGGRAALVG; this is encoded by the coding sequence ATGCGCCGCCTCGCCACATTCCGGGCCGACCGGCGGGGCGGGGTGGCGATCATTGCGGCCCTCGGCGGAGGACTTGCGTGCGCTTTGGCGGCCCTGACGGTCGATGTCGGATCCCTGGCGCTCCATGCGAGGAACCTTCAGGGGGCGGCCGATCTGGCGGCGATGTCGGCGGCCATGGACATTCCCCGTGCGGAGGCGGCGGCCCAGGCGACGGCGACGGCGAACACCGGTGGTACGGTCAGTGTGGCGGTGGTCCGGGGGCGCTACACGGCCGATCGTGCGGTGGCCCCGGCGGCGCGGTTCAGCGCCGGTGACGTCGATCCGAACGCCGTGCGTGTAACCCTCAGCCAGCCGTCGCCGCTGTATTTCGGGCGGTTCGTGATGGGCCGGGACGCAGTGACATTGACCCGGTCCGCGACCTCGGCGGCGACGGCGGAACCGCCGCGCGCGATGTTCTCGATCGGATCGCGGCTGGCGGCCCTGAACGGGGGGCTGGCCAACCAGCTGCTAGGCGGGCTGACCGGCGGATCGGTTTCGCTGAGCGTCATGGACTATGACGCCCTGGCCAAGGCCGACGTCAATCTGAAGACCCTCGGCGACGCCATGATCGCCGACCTGCATCTCCAAGCGGGCGACTATGACGGCCTGCTGCAACAGAGCGTCGACCTCGGGCGGGCGCTGGACGTCATGCGGCCCCTGGTCGGCAGCCAGGCGTCCAGCGCCCTGTCGAGACTGACGTCGGCAGGCGCCGGAGTGGAGGTGAAGCTGGGCGACCTGATCGGTGCGGAGGCCGGTGCCGAAGACGGTCTGGCCGGTGCGCTCGACGCCTCGGTCAATGCCCTGGATCTGGTCGTGGCCATGGCCGAGATCGGCGGCGGAGACCGGCAGGTGGCACTCGATCTGGGAGCCCAGACAGGGCTGGCCGAACTGAAGGTCTCGCTGGCCATCGGGGAGCGGCCCAACCGGTCGCCCTGGCTGACGGTCACGGGGGAGGGATCGCCGATCGTCCGCACCGCCCAGGCGCGGCTGTATCTGAAGGCCCGCACATCGCAGAAGCTGTCGGGCCTCGCCCAGGTCAACCTGCCCATTCTGATCGAGCTGGCCTCGTCGGAGGCCCGGCTGGACGCCATCGACTGTACGCCCGGGCGCTCGGTGACGCTGGGCGTGCGTCCGGGGATCGCCAGGGCCTCGATCGGGGTGATCGACGAGACCCGGCTGGGGGATTTCAAACAGATCCTGGACCCTACCCCCGCGACCCTGATGTCGGTCCTGGGGTTGGTCAGCCTGACCGGCTCGGCCGAGGTCGAGGCGGCGGATCAGGGGTTCACGGCAGTGCCCTTTTCGGACGCCGACATCACGGCCCAAACGACCCGGACCGTGCGGACGACCGGGGCCCTGAACGGGATCGTGGTCAGTCTGTTGCAGCGGCTTCAGGTCAACGTTCAGGTCGTCGGCCTCGGCCTGGGGTTGGCAGGTATCGTGCAGGCGCTGGGCACATTGCTGGCACCGCTGGGCCCGGTGCTGGACGCGGCGATCAATCCGGTCCTGGACCTGCTGGGCCTGTCGTTCGGTGAAGCTGACGTGACGGTGCATGGCGCGACCTGTCCCAAGGCCGGGGGACGCGCGGCGCTGGTGGGTTGA